Genomic DNA from Streptomyces venezuelae:
CAGCGGGACGGCCTCGCTAATGTCCCCGCAAAGCACACGCCCCGTGGCAGCGCCGCCGCGGAGCGCAGCCGGTGTTCCGACCGGCGGCCTCTGACGCGCGTCGCCCACGGGACCGGCGACGCAACCGCCGCGTAGGGGGGCCGCCGACCCTCACCTAAGGAGTGGGCGTCGTGACCGCGGAGACTTCCCAGACGCTCGACCGAGGACTGCGCGTCCTCAAGCTGCTGGCCGACACCGACCACGGCCTCACGGTCACCGAGCTCTCCAACAAGCTCGGCGTGAACCGCACGGTGGTCTACCGCCTGCTCGCCACGCTCGAACAGCACGCGCTCGTGCGCCGCGACCTGGGCGGCCGGGCCCGCGTCGGCCTCGGCGTGCTGCGGCTCGGCCGGCAGGTGCATCCGCTCGTGCGCGAGGCCGCGCTGCCGGCGCTGCGCTCGCTCGCGGAGGACATAGGCGCGACGGCCCACCTCACCCTCGTCGACGGCTCGGAGGCCCTCGCGGTCGCGGTGGTCGAGCCGACGTGGACGGACTACCACGTCGCGTACCGCACGGGTTTCCGTCACCCGCTCGACCGGGGGGCGGCGGGCCGCGCGATCCTCGCGGCCCGGCAGGGCCTGGTCACGGACCCCGGCTACGCGCTCACCCACGGCGAACTGGAGGCGGGCGCGAGCGGCGCGGCGGCGCCGCTGGTGGGCGTGACGGGCCTGGAGGGCAGCGTGGGCGTGGTCATGCTGGCGGATTCGGTGCCGGAGAGGGTGGGGCCGCGGGTGGTGGACGCGGCGCGGGAGGTGGCCGACGCGTTGCGCTGAGGCCGCGCGGGCGAGCGGTGTCACGGGGCGCGGTCTGTCGCCGGCTCCGCCGTTGCTCGTCCTCAAACGCCGGACGGGCTGAAACCGGTCCTCGCGGGTGCTGAGCAGGCTGGAACCTCGTCCTCGCGGGTGCAGAGCGGGCTGGAACTCCGTTCTCATGGGTGCCGGACGGACTGACGCCCCTCCCCCGCGCGTGCCGGACGGACTGACGCCCCGCTCCCCCGTGTGTGCCGGACAGGCTGACACCCCGTCCTCGTGGGTGCAGAGGGAGCTGGAACTCCGTTCTCATGGGTGCCGGACGGGCCGCAGCCCAGCCTCCGTGCGTGCCGGATGGGCCTGCACCCCGCCTCCCGTGCGTGCCGGAGGGCTGGCGCCCCTACCCGTGCGGGCCGGGCGGGCTGGAATCTCGGCGTCGGGACGGTCACGTAGATTGATCCCGTGTTCTCGTTCTCTCGTCTCACGCGCTCCCAGGCCCTCGCTCTCTGCGCCCTGCCCGTC
This window encodes:
- a CDS encoding IclR family transcriptional regulator produces the protein MTAETSQTLDRGLRVLKLLADTDHGLTVTELSNKLGVNRTVVYRLLATLEQHALVRRDLGGRARVGLGVLRLGRQVHPLVREAALPALRSLAEDIGATAHLTLVDGSEALAVAVVEPTWTDYHVAYRTGFRHPLDRGAAGRAILAARQGLVTDPGYALTHGELEAGASGAAAPLVGVTGLEGSVGVVMLADSVPERVGPRVVDAAREVADALR